In Streptomyces seoulensis, the following are encoded in one genomic region:
- a CDS encoding gas vesicle protein K has protein sequence MPETPPNALAAHLKTDPDTVERDLMKLVLTIVELLRQLMERTAIHRVDQGDLDDDQEERIGMTLMILQERMEELCGRYNLTMDELNLDLGPLGSLLPRDL, from the coding sequence ATGCCCGAGACACCCCCGAACGCGCTGGCCGCCCATCTGAAGACGGACCCCGACACGGTGGAACGGGATCTGATGAAGCTGGTGCTCACCATTGTCGAATTGCTGCGCCAGCTCATGGAGCGCACCGCCATTCACCGGGTGGACCAGGGAGATCTCGACGACGACCAGGAAGAACGCATCGGTATGACGCTGATGATTCTCCAGGAACGCATGGAAGAACTATGTGGGCGATACAACTTGACAATGGACGAACTCAATCTGGATCTCGGCCCGTTGGGATCGTTGCTTCCCCGAGACCTGTGA
- a CDS encoding gas vesicle protein GvpG: MGLVTGIVTFPLAPVRGSLWVIDQVLTAAEEEYYDPEPVRRELAELERALTSGQISEEEYDRREDELLDRLDEIDAHRRGNGGSR; this comes from the coding sequence ATGGGACTCGTCACCGGCATCGTGACCTTTCCCCTCGCCCCCGTGCGCGGATCGCTCTGGGTCATCGACCAGGTGCTGACCGCCGCGGAGGAGGAGTACTACGACCCGGAACCCGTACGGCGCGAACTGGCCGAACTCGAAAGGGCGTTGACCAGCGGCCAGATCTCCGAAGAGGAGTACGACCGCCGTGAGGACGAACTGCTCGACAGGCTGGACGAGATCGACGCCCACCGGCGAGGGAACGGAGGAAGTCGCTGA
- a CDS encoding TetR/AcrR family transcriptional regulator produces the protein MPPAPGDHDARREDVSRAVWQVLAEKGFGGLTLRAVAAAMGVSTGMLTHYFPAKRALITHALDLLETRTAGRPRREHPAPGLPTVRAMLLDILPLTPGDTARNRVWVSSWDLSLADDGLAGAQADRYARLRSSLHPHLEAARELGELPAHVDPAQLAATAVAFTHGLVVQALFDPTRFPEDTQVALLDAFLASLAAS, from the coding sequence ATGCCGCCCGCGCCCGGAGACCATGACGCCCGCCGTGAGGACGTGAGCCGGGCCGTGTGGCAGGTGCTCGCGGAGAAGGGGTTCGGCGGGCTGACCCTGCGGGCGGTCGCCGCCGCGATGGGGGTCTCGACCGGGATGCTGACGCATTACTTCCCGGCGAAGCGTGCCCTGATCACGCACGCCCTGGACCTGCTGGAGACCCGGACCGCCGGCCGCCCGCGCCGCGAGCACCCCGCGCCGGGCCTGCCCACCGTACGGGCGATGCTGCTCGACATCCTGCCGTTGACGCCGGGGGACACCGCCCGCAACCGGGTCTGGGTGAGTTCCTGGGACCTGTCGCTGGCCGACGACGGGCTGGCCGGCGCGCAGGCGGACCGTTACGCCCGGCTGCGCTCCTCGCTGCACCCGCATCTGGAAGCCGCCCGCGAGCTGGGTGAACTCCCCGCACACGTCGACCCGGCGCAACTCGCGGCCACCGCCGTCGCGTTCACCCACGGCCTTGTCGTGCAGGCTCTTTTCGATCCCACCCGATTCCCCGAGGACACCCAAGTCGCCCTGCTGGACGCCTTCCTGGCGTCTCTCGCCGCGTCCTGA
- a CDS encoding GNAT family N-acetyltransferase encodes MFTLPLGDRARLRPLEPWQAPEFLAHIERARPTVDPWIPWASLSTDLASATATLQRYADRQAEDSGRIYGIWLDGTLVGGVMFTRFDKDAGTCEIGCWLEAAGEGHGLVTRACRLLIDWAFAERGMSRVEWWAAAGNTRSIAAARRLGMTHEGTLRRRYPHRGVRQDSEVWSVLAEEWPAPDGTDDT; translated from the coding sequence GTGTTCACTCTGCCGCTCGGCGACCGTGCCCGGCTCCGCCCGCTGGAGCCCTGGCAGGCACCGGAGTTCCTGGCCCACATCGAGCGGGCCCGGCCCACCGTGGACCCCTGGATACCCTGGGCGTCCCTCAGCACCGACCTCGCCTCGGCCACCGCGACCCTCCAGCGGTACGCCGACCGGCAGGCCGAGGACAGCGGCCGGATCTACGGGATCTGGCTGGACGGCACCCTGGTCGGCGGTGTCATGTTCACCCGCTTCGACAAGGACGCGGGCACCTGCGAGATCGGCTGCTGGCTGGAGGCGGCCGGCGAGGGCCACGGTCTGGTGACGCGGGCGTGCCGGCTGCTGATCGACTGGGCCTTCGCGGAGCGCGGGATGAGCCGTGTGGAATGGTGGGCCGCGGCGGGCAACACCCGCAGCATCGCGGCGGCGCGCCGGCTCGGCATGACCCACGAGGGCACCCTGCGCCGCCGCTACCCCCACCGGGGCGTACGGCAGGACAGCGAGGTCTGGTCGGTCCTCGCCGAGGAGTGGCCGGCCCCTGACGGCACCGACGATACGTGA
- a CDS encoding gas vesicle protein, producing the protein MRPVNGRGAEPAAQAPVALIDLLDRLLNGGAVLTGDIVLSIADVDLVHISLRAVIRSITADAPGPAIIPPRARTEEY; encoded by the coding sequence ATGCGGCCCGTGAACGGCCGGGGCGCCGAGCCGGCCGCCCAGGCGCCCGTCGCCCTGATCGACCTGCTGGACCGGCTGCTGAACGGCGGGGCGGTGCTCACCGGCGACATCGTGCTGAGCATCGCCGACGTCGACCTGGTGCACATCAGCCTGCGCGCGGTCATTCGTTCCATCACGGCGGACGCGCCGGGGCCGGCCATCATCCCGCCGCGCGCCCGCACCGAGGAGTACTGA
- a CDS encoding glutamate--cysteine ligase 2, translating to MRSVGVEEELLLVDAESGEPQAVAAAVLAQAGHAVRSDGEQVFEPELQRQQVEFATAPQTRADELAAEIRRCRAEAGRLAGRTGAAVAALGTSPLPVSPALTPDSRYRWMAERFGLTLSDQLTCGCHVHVSVDSDEEGVAVLDRMRPWLPVLLALSANSPFWQGQDSSYSSYRSQMWGRWPSAGPTDVFGSADRYHEQVRDMVGTGVLRDSGMIYFDARLSAQYPTVEVRVADVCLDPDTTVLLALLCRALVETSARRWQAGEPPARLGTSLVRLAAWQAARFGLAEHLLHPLTMRPAPAETVVRALFDHVRDALEDHGDAKAVQDTLAGLLKHGNGAMVQRAILARTDSLRAVVTECVRRTGEE from the coding sequence GTGCGCAGCGTGGGAGTGGAGGAGGAACTCCTCCTCGTGGACGCGGAGAGCGGCGAGCCGCAGGCCGTCGCGGCGGCGGTGCTGGCGCAGGCCGGCCATGCCGTCCGCAGTGACGGAGAGCAGGTCTTCGAGCCCGAACTACAGCGCCAGCAGGTGGAGTTCGCCACCGCCCCGCAGACCCGCGCCGACGAACTGGCCGCCGAGATCCGCCGGTGCCGCGCCGAGGCGGGGCGGCTCGCCGGACGCACGGGAGCGGCGGTCGCCGCCCTCGGCACCTCTCCCCTGCCGGTCAGCCCGGCCCTGACTCCCGACTCGCGCTACCGCTGGATGGCCGAGCGCTTCGGACTGACCCTGTCGGACCAGCTCACCTGCGGGTGTCATGTACACGTTTCGGTGGACTCCGACGAGGAGGGCGTGGCGGTACTGGACCGGATGCGCCCCTGGCTGCCCGTCCTGCTCGCACTGAGTGCCAACTCCCCGTTCTGGCAGGGCCAGGACAGCTCCTACAGCAGCTACCGCAGCCAGATGTGGGGCCGGTGGCCCTCGGCCGGACCGACGGACGTCTTCGGCTCCGCCGACCGGTACCACGAGCAGGTACGGGACATGGTCGGCACCGGGGTGCTGCGGGACTCGGGGATGATCTACTTCGACGCCCGGCTCTCGGCCCAGTACCCCACGGTCGAGGTCCGGGTCGCCGACGTCTGTCTGGACCCGGACACCACGGTCTTGCTGGCCCTGCTGTGCCGCGCCCTGGTGGAGACGTCGGCCCGCCGGTGGCAGGCGGGCGAACCTCCGGCCCGGCTCGGCACCTCCCTGGTCCGGCTCGCCGCCTGGCAGGCCGCCCGCTTCGGCCTGGCGGAGCATCTGCTGCACCCCCTGACCATGCGTCCGGCCCCGGCGGAGACGGTGGTGCGCGCCCTGTTCGACCACGTGCGCGACGCCCTGGAGGACCACGGCGACGCCAAGGCCGTCCAGGACACCCTCGCGGGCCTGCTGAAGCACGGCAACGGCGCGATGGTGCAGCGCGCGATCCTGGCCCGTACGGACAGCCTCCGCGCGGTGGTCACCGAGTGCGTACGCCGTACCGGCGAGGAATGA
- a CDS encoding gas vesicle structural protein GvpA, which yields MALVQQSSTQSGGSGGGGGNLYDVLELILDRGLVIDAFVRVSLVGIEILKIDVRVVVASVDTYLRFAEACNRLDLEAGRKAPAQLTDIVGDTMESGAKGKSKGALTGAVEAFTESLGSKRDDSDEEKEPQPRKRAPRKSTSSRQSSQNRGE from the coding sequence ATGGCACTCGTACAGCAGTCCAGCACCCAGTCCGGCGGAAGCGGCGGCGGCGGAGGCAACCTCTACGACGTCCTCGAACTCATCCTGGACCGTGGCCTCGTGATCGACGCGTTCGTGCGCGTCTCCCTCGTCGGCATCGAGATACTCAAGATCGACGTCCGGGTGGTGGTCGCCAGCGTCGACACCTACCTGCGCTTCGCCGAGGCGTGCAACCGCCTCGACCTGGAGGCCGGCCGCAAGGCGCCGGCCCAGCTCACCGACATCGTCGGCGACACCATGGAGAGCGGGGCGAAGGGGAAGTCGAAAGGAGCACTGACCGGAGCCGTCGAGGCGTTCACCGAGTCGCTCGGGAGCAAGCGCGACGACTCCGACGAGGAGAAGGAGCCGCAGCCCCGCAAGCGCGCGCCGCGCAAGTCCACGTCCAGCCGGCAGTCCAGCCAGAACCGCGGGGAGTAA
- a CDS encoding gas vesicle protein — protein MDRTDSKSDKSGQDSDERMDLPSVMRQASAQLAGLLGREVSAVSAVKATDDGWMADVEVLEIEKVPDTMSVMASYRVELDKQGRLMAYERVRRYARGQIDRR, from the coding sequence GTGGACAGAACAGACAGCAAGAGCGACAAGAGCGGTCAGGACTCGGACGAGCGCATGGACCTGCCGAGCGTGATGCGGCAGGCAAGCGCACAGCTCGCCGGACTCCTCGGGCGCGAGGTGAGCGCGGTCTCGGCCGTGAAGGCCACCGACGACGGCTGGATGGCGGACGTCGAGGTCCTGGAGATCGAGAAGGTGCCGGACACGATGAGTGTCATGGCGTCCTACCGCGTCGAACTCGACAAGCAGGGACGGCTCATGGCCTACGAGCGCGTACGCCGTTACGCCCGGGGTCAGATCGACCGCCGCTGA
- a CDS encoding TetR/AcrR family transcriptional regulator → MSDAAAGNPAPPPPSPWERERPARPQPTAQRTPLSRERIVEAAFRVLDRQGLDGLSMRQVAAELGVTVSALYAYVSSKDDLLELMYTRLFDGFTMPEPDPGRWSEQVRDYARAGRERLRSHRDVARISMAHVPFTAELLPHVEGLLAIFRTAGLPDRIAAEAGDLISTFIDGFVLEEGMWQDRAAARPDGGDSSLARPDWREMAGEMQNYFASLPQADFPHLRALADVMVSDSSDERFEIGLEIILRGLASYLPDKAPDA, encoded by the coding sequence ATGAGCGACGCGGCCGCCGGCAACCCCGCACCCCCTCCGCCGTCCCCCTGGGAACGCGAGCGCCCCGCCCGCCCGCAGCCGACGGCCCAGCGCACCCCGCTGTCGCGCGAGCGGATCGTCGAGGCTGCCTTCCGCGTGCTGGACCGCCAGGGGCTCGACGGGCTCTCCATGCGCCAGGTGGCCGCCGAACTGGGCGTCACCGTCTCCGCGCTCTACGCCTACGTCAGCTCCAAGGACGACCTGCTGGAGCTGATGTACACCCGGCTCTTCGACGGCTTCACCATGCCCGAGCCCGACCCCGGGCGCTGGAGCGAGCAGGTCCGGGACTACGCGCGCGCCGGACGCGAGCGCCTGCGCTCCCACCGGGACGTCGCCCGGATCTCCATGGCCCACGTCCCCTTCACGGCCGAACTGCTCCCGCACGTCGAGGGGTTGCTCGCCATCTTCCGTACGGCCGGACTGCCGGACCGGATCGCGGCCGAGGCCGGAGACCTCATCTCCACCTTCATCGACGGCTTCGTGCTGGAGGAGGGCATGTGGCAGGACCGGGCCGCCGCCCGGCCCGACGGCGGCGACTCCTCACTGGCCCGCCCCGACTGGCGCGAGATGGCGGGCGAGATGCAGAACTACTTCGCCTCGCTGCCCCAGGCGGACTTCCCCCACCTGCGCGCATTGGCCGACGTGATGGTGAGCGACTCCTCCGACGAGCGGTTCGAGATCGGCCTGGAGATCATCCTGCGGGGGCTGGCGAGCTACCTCCCCGACAAGGCGCCGGACGCCTGA
- a CDS encoding gas vesicle protein has protein sequence MSDSLAGRMPAPPRTAPSYAGQGNGANLADILERVLDKGIVIAGDIKINLLDIELLTIKLRLLVASVDKAKEMGIDWWEHDPSLSSRAHPAATAPAAPDPALSEENERLRAEIARLRAAAELPAGHTADGDARPEPAERETGRE, from the coding sequence GTGTCCGATTCACTCGCCGGTCGCATGCCGGCCCCTCCGCGCACCGCGCCGTCCTATGCGGGGCAGGGAAACGGCGCCAATCTCGCCGATATTCTGGAGAGGGTCCTCGACAAGGGAATTGTGATCGCGGGGGACATCAAGATCAATCTGCTCGACATCGAGTTGCTGACCATCAAACTCCGCCTGCTCGTCGCATCCGTCGACAAGGCGAAGGAAATGGGCATCGACTGGTGGGAGCACGATCCCTCGCTCTCCTCCCGCGCGCATCCCGCCGCCACCGCTCCCGCCGCGCCCGACCCGGCGCTGAGCGAGGAGAACGAGCGGCTGCGGGCCGAGATCGCCCGGCTGCGGGCCGCCGCCGAGCTGCCCGCCGGCCATACGGCCGACGGCGACGCCCGGCCGGAGCCCGCGGAACGGGAGACCGGCCGTGAGTGA
- a CDS encoding YbaK/EbsC family protein — protein MHERVLRVSEALRELGSEAEVVELPDPAPTAATAAAQVGCPVGAIANSLVFSVDGAPLLVLTSGAHRVDTRRLADLLCVARKRVRRADPAFVLTATGQEVGGVAPVGHPQPVRTLIDATLAGYEHLWAGAGMPHTVFRTTYPELVRITGGEPAEVAQEPA, from the coding sequence GTGCACGAACGCGTACTGCGGGTCAGCGAGGCCCTGCGGGAACTCGGCAGCGAGGCCGAGGTGGTCGAACTCCCCGACCCGGCGCCCACCGCGGCCACGGCGGCGGCCCAGGTCGGCTGTCCGGTGGGCGCGATCGCCAACAGCCTGGTCTTCTCCGTCGACGGCGCCCCGCTGCTGGTGCTCACCAGCGGTGCCCACCGCGTGGACACCCGTCGCCTCGCCGACCTGCTGTGCGTGGCCCGCAAGCGCGTCCGGCGCGCGGACCCGGCCTTCGTCCTCACGGCCACCGGCCAGGAGGTGGGCGGCGTGGCCCCGGTGGGCCATCCGCAGCCGGTACGCACCCTGATCGACGCGACCCTCGCCGGGTACGAGCACCTCTGGGCGGGCGCCGGGATGCCGCACACGGTGTTCCGGACGACGTATCCGGAGCTGGTGCGGATCACCGGCGGGGAGCCGGCCGAGGTCGCGCAGGAGCCGGCGTAG
- a CDS encoding GvpL/GvpF family gas vesicle protein, which translates to MSETEMEYVYAVGLGDLVLDGTAPVTGVDGGTVRTVGGGRGLTALVSTVPADRFAEEHLPRQLEDLERLEAIARAHHAVVDAAFATATVLPMRLATVYHDRARVAAMLDEQHPYFEELLRTLDGHVELGLKVYAEPKAAAPAGGPEPADASPGRAYLQRRRAERRRAQDTYGAARESAERAAEVASALASARAVHRPQQGEWSGGRGENVSNEAYLVPRQDVERFRAELGAVASDVPGVTIEVTGPWAPYSFAGGVSS; encoded by the coding sequence GTGAGTGAAACGGAGATGGAGTACGTGTACGCCGTCGGCCTCGGGGACCTGGTCCTGGACGGGACGGCCCCGGTGACCGGGGTGGACGGCGGCACCGTACGCACGGTCGGCGGCGGACGGGGGCTCACCGCCCTGGTGTCCACCGTCCCCGCCGACCGGTTCGCCGAGGAGCACCTCCCCCGTCAGCTGGAGGACCTGGAACGGCTGGAGGCGATCGCGCGGGCCCACCACGCCGTGGTGGACGCCGCCTTCGCCACCGCCACGGTCCTCCCGATGCGCCTGGCCACGGTCTACCACGACCGGGCGCGGGTGGCGGCGATGCTCGACGAGCAGCACCCCTACTTCGAGGAGCTGCTGCGCACCCTGGACGGCCATGTCGAACTCGGGCTGAAGGTGTACGCCGAGCCCAAGGCCGCCGCGCCCGCCGGGGGGCCCGAGCCGGCGGACGCGAGCCCCGGCCGCGCCTACCTGCAGCGCCGCCGCGCCGAACGCCGGCGCGCCCAGGACACCTACGGCGCCGCCCGCGAGAGTGCCGAGCGGGCGGCCGAAGTGGCCTCGGCGCTCGCCTCCGCCCGTGCCGTCCACCGCCCCCAGCAGGGCGAATGGTCGGGCGGGCGGGGCGAGAACGTGTCCAACGAGGCGTATCTCGTGCCCCGGCAGGACGTGGAGCGATTCCGTGCCGAGCTGGGCGCGGTCGCCTCGGACGTCCCCGGGGTCACCATCGAGGTGACCGGGCCCTGGGCGCCGTACTCCTTCGCGGGCGGGGTCTCGAGTTGA
- a CDS encoding STAS domain-containing protein: MAAEPPFEPPLGPVLTVSATDVRLPELILAGDIGAEALRDLEEVLGAPPLHTATAWTVDMSQVTRIDLACAYALLRGATLRPEPAELTIRGPRRAVQRILRNAGLDVVAVIEE; the protein is encoded by the coding sequence ATGGCAGCCGAACCGCCCTTCGAGCCGCCCCTCGGGCCTGTCCTGACGGTCTCCGCCACCGACGTCCGGCTGCCCGAGCTGATCCTGGCCGGGGACATCGGCGCCGAGGCCCTGCGCGATCTGGAGGAGGTCCTGGGCGCCCCGCCGCTGCACACGGCCACCGCCTGGACCGTCGACATGAGCCAGGTGACCCGCATCGACCTGGCCTGCGCCTACGCCCTCCTGCGCGGAGCCACCCTGCGCCCGGAACCCGCCGAACTCACCATCCGCGGCCCCCGCCGGGCCGTCCAGCGCATCCTGCGCAACGCGGGACTCGACGTGGTGGCCGTCATCGAGGAGTGA
- a CDS encoding DUF2993 domain-containing protein: protein MRSSTRVASHRSTNDQDHPVPDGPSEGWADPWADGAGRPSGRRGRKRTRRFKNLRRLVKAGIAVAVALAFLVLGDRFAVLFAERKTEDQLQKSLHLEAAPQVEIDGFPFLTQVLDKRIDTAHVTVPDLAADRVSLARVHATAHDVRLDGELPSHLTGGTVHSVDGDVLLSFEDLDRELGASQVRFSRLGHDAIRADGQLPIGGQRLGLHAQARIGRSGDRGVATDISRMRLDIGDVAVFRPGRNGGLRLTPKAARAVAEQRDKVRAMLAVPVIAERAGIDRSQIRDAMRSESALERLTGTPGFVGKLMKVNLFDVVADQPDLPEKLGVDPKLMGAVRGVTEPQLADQLNLSFELPKTPGDLRIQRITVERDGIRARLSGGSLPFGDTSKARAAGGR from the coding sequence ATGCGCTCCTCCACCCGCGTGGCGTCCCACCGCTCGACGAACGACCAGGACCACCCCGTACCCGACGGCCCGTCAGAGGGCTGGGCCGACCCCTGGGCGGACGGTGCCGGCCGGCCCTCGGGCCGCCGCGGACGCAAGCGCACCCGGCGGTTCAAGAACCTGCGCCGCCTGGTGAAGGCCGGGATCGCGGTCGCCGTCGCCCTGGCCTTCCTGGTGCTGGGCGACCGGTTCGCGGTGCTCTTCGCGGAGCGCAAGACCGAGGACCAGCTGCAGAAGTCGCTGCATCTGGAGGCGGCGCCGCAGGTGGAGATCGACGGCTTCCCGTTCCTGACCCAGGTGCTGGACAAGCGGATCGACACCGCGCACGTCACGGTCCCCGACCTCGCCGCCGACCGGGTGTCCCTGGCCCGGGTCCACGCCACGGCGCACGACGTACGGCTCGACGGGGAACTCCCCTCCCACCTCACGGGCGGCACCGTGCACTCCGTCGACGGCGACGTGCTGCTCTCCTTCGAGGACCTCGACCGTGAACTGGGCGCCTCTCAGGTCAGGTTCAGCAGGCTGGGCCACGACGCGATCAGGGCGGACGGGCAGCTGCCGATCGGCGGGCAGCGCCTCGGGCTGCACGCACAGGCGCGCATCGGACGGTCCGGCGACCGAGGGGTGGCGACCGACATCAGCCGTATGCGGCTCGACATCGGGGACGTGGCCGTCTTCCGGCCCGGCCGGAACGGCGGACTCCGGCTGACCCCGAAGGCGGCGCGCGCGGTGGCGGAACAGCGGGACAAGGTACGGGCGATGCTGGCCGTACCGGTGATCGCGGAGCGTGCCGGGATCGACCGGTCCCAGATCCGCGACGCCATGCGCAGCGAGTCGGCCCTGGAACGGCTCACCGGCACACCGGGGTTCGTGGGCAAGCTGATGAAGGTCAACCTGTTCGACGTGGTCGCCGACCAGCCGGACCTGCCGGAGAAGCTCGGCGTCGACCCCAAGCTGATGGGGGCGGTGCGGGGTGTCACCGAGCCGCAGCTCGCCGATCAGCTCAATCTGTCGTTCGAGCTGCCGAAGACGCCGGGGGACCTCCGTATCCAGCGGATCACGGTGGAGCGGGACGGTATCCGCGCCCGTCTCAGCGGCGGTTCGCTGCCGTTCGGCGACACCTCGAAGGCGCGGGCGGCGGGCGGACGCTGA
- a CDS encoding SRPBCC family protein has product MADSALSRAKDEVVHNESTDRLKEALGNYLRARAEHTVSSLGHKLGESVTKLGTPGEGGPLKSLAKGGQALADGKSPAQAAMSAGVSHLKDTVKDKVKGLFGKGRKSGGGKSKSVTIVEDIEVGVPVREAYDQWTQFQEFSTFAKGVVSVEKADDTTSNWKVKVAKSTRSWKANVTEQVPDERITWTTEGAKGTVKGVVTFHEITGNLTKVLLVLEYFPKGLFEKTGNIWRAQGRRARLDLKLYRKFIMMRGEATDGWRGEIRDGDVVVTHEDAIEQEEAEQAEEEQDEPRAEDEGAEGEPTDEADADADEDELEDDELTDEAGDEDEEPVEDGEEEYLDEADEADEDIESEDAEEYEAEADAPEDEESYDEAEEEPEADEEKAPRSSRRRRTADARA; this is encoded by the coding sequence ATGGCTGATTCCGCGCTGAGCAGGGCCAAGGACGAGGTCGTCCACAACGAGTCGACCGACCGTCTGAAGGAGGCGCTGGGCAACTATCTGCGGGCCCGCGCCGAGCACACCGTCAGCTCGCTCGGTCACAAGCTCGGCGAGAGCGTCACCAAGCTCGGCACGCCGGGCGAGGGCGGCCCGCTCAAGAGCCTCGCCAAGGGCGGCCAGGCGCTCGCCGACGGCAAGTCACCGGCGCAGGCGGCCATGTCGGCGGGCGTCTCCCATCTGAAGGACACCGTGAAGGACAAGGTCAAGGGTCTGTTCGGCAAGGGGCGCAAGTCCGGCGGCGGCAAGTCCAAGAGCGTCACCATCGTCGAGGACATCGAAGTCGGCGTGCCGGTGCGCGAGGCGTACGACCAGTGGACCCAGTTCCAGGAGTTCTCCACCTTCGCCAAGGGCGTGGTGAGCGTGGAGAAGGCGGACGACACCACCAGCAACTGGAAGGTGAAGGTCGCCAAGTCCACCCGCAGCTGGAAGGCGAACGTCACCGAGCAGGTGCCGGACGAGCGGATCACCTGGACCACCGAGGGCGCCAAGGGCACCGTCAAGGGTGTCGTCACCTTCCACGAGATCACCGGCAACCTCACCAAGGTGCTGCTGGTCCTCGAGTACTTCCCCAAGGGGCTGTTCGAGAAGACGGGCAACATCTGGCGCGCCCAGGGCCGCCGGGCCCGGCTCGACCTCAAGCTCTACCGCAAGTTCATCATGATGCGCGGCGAGGCGACCGACGGCTGGCGCGGTGAGATCCGCGACGGCGACGTGGTCGTCACCCATGAGGACGCCATCGAGCAGGAAGAGGCGGAACAGGCCGAGGAGGAGCAGGACGAGCCGCGCGCCGAGGATGAGGGCGCCGAGGGCGAGCCCACCGACGAGGCCGACGCCGACGCCGACGAGGACGAGCTCGAGGACGACGAGCTGACCGACGAGGCCGGCGACGAGGACGAGGAGCCCGTCGAGGACGGCGAGGAGGAGTACCTCGACGAGGCCGACGAGGCCGACGAGGACATCGAGTCCGAGGACGCCGAGGAGTACGAGGCCGAGGCCGACGCGCCGGAGGACGAGGAGTCCTACGACGAGGCCGAGGAAGAGCCCGAGGCGGACGAGGAGAAGGCTCCCCGGTCCTCCCGGCGCCGGCGCACCGCCGACGCCAGGGCCTGA
- a CDS encoding GvpL/GvpF family gas vesicle protein: MPTYVYGITGADHPLHLEEVFGVGETPAPLRTVRTGDLTAVVSDAPEGLRAKRRDVQAHQRVLEVLMGDGATLPMRFGLLAPDDEQVASALDAEGDRYRARLGELDGHVEYHLKVSRDEDDLLREIVAESDQVRELRERTRDQPGAHDERVALGELISHEVGARGSAEAEDLSQRLSPAATRLSAGEPSSTHFLNVSFLVPEDGVEDFVQAVERESDQRGDAYTFTLTGPLPPYSFV; this comes from the coding sequence GTGCCCACCTATGTCTACGGCATCACCGGAGCCGACCACCCGCTGCACCTGGAAGAGGTCTTCGGCGTCGGCGAGACCCCGGCACCGCTGCGCACCGTCCGCACCGGCGACCTCACGGCCGTCGTCAGTGACGCGCCGGAGGGCCTGCGGGCCAAGCGCCGCGATGTGCAGGCCCACCAGCGGGTGCTGGAGGTCCTGATGGGCGACGGCGCCACCCTCCCCATGCGCTTCGGCCTGCTCGCCCCCGACGACGAGCAGGTGGCGAGCGCGCTGGACGCCGAGGGCGACCGCTACCGCGCCCGCCTCGGCGAGCTGGACGGCCACGTCGAGTACCACCTCAAGGTCTCCCGCGACGAGGACGACCTGCTGCGCGAGATCGTGGCCGAGTCGGACCAGGTCCGCGAGCTGCGCGAGCGCACGCGGGACCAGCCCGGCGCGCACGACGAGCGGGTGGCGCTCGGTGAGCTGATCTCCCACGAGGTGGGCGCCCGCGGCAGCGCCGAGGCCGAGGACCTCTCCCAGCGGCTCTCGCCCGCGGCGACCCGTCTCTCGGCGGGCGAGCCCAGCTCGACGCACTTCCTGAACGTCTCCTTCCTCGTCCCCGAGGACGGCGTGGAGGACTTCGTCCAGGCCGTGGAGCGCGAGTCGGACCAGCGCGGTGACGCCTACACCTTCACCCTCACCGGGCCGCTGCCGCCGTACAGCTTCGTCTGA